A genomic window from Anoplolepis gracilipes chromosome 6, ASM4749672v1, whole genome shotgun sequence includes:
- the LOC140667209 gene encoding uncharacterized protein — protein MIDILNIGSDPIFDDRIVKIETHTYNPYANTTLGYSDEIRIPIQHQDLCTLPCESFLYVEGKLTIRKKDELMILGNNCVAIMFDELRYELNGVEIDRNRNVGITCTIKNYIFLTHERSKILHNAAWNIVANNDGEDYFNFCVPLNMLLGFCEDYKRVVINAGHELILIRSRNDNNCLFGAQAAEAEIELHKIQ, from the coding sequence atgatTGACATTTTGAACATTGGAAGCGATCCGATCTTTGACGACCGTATAGTAAAGATTGAAACTCATACGTACAATCCATACGCAAATACAACACTTGGATATAGCGATGAGATACGGATACCTATACAGCATCAGGATTTGTGCACGTTGCCGTGCGAAAGCTTCCTTTACGTCGAAGGAAAATTGACGATAAGAAAAAAGGATGAACTAATGATATTGGGAAATAATTGTGTTGCAATCATGTTTGATGAACTTCGATATGAACTCAACGGTGTGGaaattgatcgcaacagaaacgttGGAATAACTTGCAcgattaaaaactacattttcCTTACACACGAGAGAAGTAAAATCTTGCACAATGCTGCGTGGAATATAGTTGCAAATAATGATGGCGAAGATTACTTCAATTTTTGCGTGCCGCTCAACATGTTGCTTGGATTTTGCGAAGATTATAAGCGTGTTGTGATTAACGCTGGTCATGAATTGATTCTAATACGTTCACGCAAcgacaacaattgtctattTGGAGCTCAGGCTGCTGAAGCTGAGATTgaattacacaaaatacaataG